GACCGGCGGCATGGGTGGCGCGGGCGGCGGCGCAGGCGGCATGGGTGGATCCGGCGGCGGCGTCGGCGGAATGGGTGGATCCGGCGGCGGCGTCGGCGGAATGGGTGGATCCGGCGGCGTCGGCGGAATGGGCGGCGCGGGCGGTGGTGGCGGCGCAGGTGGCGGCATGATGCAGGTGAAGCCACCCGTCACCCCGTACATCGTCGTCGATCAATTCGGGTACTTGCCGAACGGCGAGAAAATTGCGGTCATCCGCGATCCCGAGAATGGCTTCGACGCCGCGGAGTCGTTCTCGCCCGGGGGAGCGTACGCGCTCGTGAATGCCGACACGGGCGAGCACGTGCTCACGGGCAGCACGGTCGTGTGGGGCCAGGGCGGCGTCGACCCCTCGTCGGGAGATCGCGCCTGGCATTTCGATTTCTCGTCGGTGCAGACGCCCGGCACCTATTACGTGCTCGACACGGGCCTCGACCTGCGCTCGCACGAGTTCCGGATCGCGACGAACGTCTATCGTGACGTCCTGAAGGCCGCGGTGCGCACGTTCTTCTACCAGCGCGCCGGATACGAGAAGACGGCCGCGCACGCGGGCGCGGGCTGGGCGGACGGCGCGAGCCACGTGGGCCCGGGGCAGGACAAGAACGCCCGGCTCTACAACACGCCGAACGACGTGGGGGCCGAGCGGGACCTCTCCGGCGGCTGGTACGACGCGGGGGATTACAACAAGTACACGAACTGGCACGCCAGGTACGTGACGACCTTGCTCTTTGCCTACGACGAGGCCAAGGCCGCCTTCACCGACGATTACGGGATCCCCGAGTCGGGCAACGGGATCCCCGACGTCGTGGACGAGGTGAAGTTCGGCATGGACTGGCTCATCAAGATGCAAACCACGAACGGCTCGGTGCTGAGCATCGTGGGCGTCGCGCACGCGAGCCCGCCCTCGGCCGCGACGGGCCCGAGCCGCTACGGCCCCCCGAGCACCTCGGCGACGCTGAGCGCGGCCGCGGCCTTCGCGTATGGCTCGATCGTGTTGCGCTCGCTCGGCGGCTCGTTCACGGCCTACGCGGACGACCTCGTCGCGCGGGCCGAGAATGCCTGGAGCTGGGCGAACGCGAACCCGAACGTCACCTTCCAGAACAACGACGCCGGCAATGGCTCGCAGGGCCTCGGCGCGGGGCAGCAGGAGACGAACGATTACGGAAGGCTGAGCAAGAAGATCGAGGCCGCCGCCTATCTCTTCCACGCGACGGGCAAGGCGACCTACCGCCAGTTCTTCGACGCCAATTACCAGCAGATCCACCTGATGCAGTGGAACTACGCCTTCCCGTTCGAGACCGAGCAGCAGGACGCGCTGCTTTATTACACGAAGGTGCCGGGCGCGACCACGAACGTCGTGACCGCCATTCGCAACACGTACAACGGCGCGATGGACGGGGCCGACAATTTCGGCGCGATCAACAGCGGGGCCGACCCGTACCGCGCTTACATGAAGGACTACGTCTGGGGCTCGAACGGGACGAAGTCGCACCAGGGCAACATGTACGAGAACATCCTCGTCTATGGCATCGACCCGGCGAAAAACACCGCCGCGGAGCGGGCGGCGGCGCGGTACATCCATTACCTCCACGGGACGAACCCGCTCGGGCTCGTGTAC
This DNA window, taken from Polyangium spumosum, encodes the following:
- a CDS encoding glycoside hydrolase family 9 protein; its protein translation is MRHILLASIPALSLVVLAACGGDGNTSSSNTGGGGAGATGGMGGAGATGGMGGAGGGAGGMGGSGGGVGGMGGSGGGVGGMGGSGGVGGMGGAGGGGGAGGGMMQVKPPVTPYIVVDQFGYLPNGEKIAVIRDPENGFDAAESFSPGGAYALVNADTGEHVLTGSTVVWGQGGVDPSSGDRAWHFDFSSVQTPGTYYVLDTGLDLRSHEFRIATNVYRDVLKAAVRTFFYQRAGYEKTAAHAGAGWADGASHVGPGQDKNARLYNTPNDVGAERDLSGGWYDAGDYNKYTNWHARYVTTLLFAYDEAKAAFTDDYGIPESGNGIPDVVDEVKFGMDWLIKMQTTNGSVLSIVGVAHASPPSAATGPSRYGPPSTSATLSAAAAFAYGSIVLRSLGGSFTAYADDLVARAENAWSWANANPNVTFQNNDAGNGSQGLGAGQQETNDYGRLSKKIEAAAYLFHATGKATYRQFFDANYQQIHLMQWNYAFPFETEQQDALLYYTKVPGATTNVVTAIRNTYNGAMDGADNFGAINSGADPYRAYMKDYVWGSNGTKSHQGNMYENILVYGIDPAKNTAAERAAARYIHYLHGTNPLGLVYLSNMNDHGAENSANEFYHAWFENGSASWDRVGASTYGPAPGFLTGGPNPSYDWDGCCPGNCGSAENNAVCASEAINPPKGQPAQKSYKDFNTSWPLNSWSVTENSNGYQVAYIRLLSKFVK